A genomic segment from Spinacia oleracea cultivar Varoflay chromosome 3, BTI_SOV_V1, whole genome shotgun sequence encodes:
- the LOC110799060 gene encoding uncharacterized protein — translation MEKEKEIKEGALLKDKEEEEEGVIVIQYLEASMSNELLCKYADNSAFDFDYSQSSIWSPLVPRFHSCLNPKSPDFNRPRRLSFDKISLSTRIQNKISTFGCNFNARVQNKKMKMLKFNNKNDSSGFQSPPSQKKGWKKVLKITSKQFKKKKDDHHRRQRQPISRVTLSDYLQCQDF, via the exons atggaaaaagaaaaggaaataaaagaagGGGCATTGTTGAAAgataaagaagaagaagaagaaggggtaATAGTAATTCAATACTTAGAAGCTTCGATGTCGAATGAACTTCTTTGCAAATACGCCGACAACTCGGCTTTTGATTTCGACTACTCTCAAAGCTCTATTTGGTCCCCTTTGGTCCCTCGTTTTCACTCCTGTTTGAACCCTAAGTCTCCTGATTTCAATAGGCCCAGGCGCCTTTCTTTTGATAAAATCTCCTTGTCTACTCGAATTCAGAACAAGATTTCCACTTTTGGCTGCAATTTCAATGCCAGAGTTCAAAACAAGAAGATGAAGATGTTGAAGTTTAACAACAAGAATGATTCTTCTGGTTTTCAGTCTCCTCCTTCCCAAAAAAAG GGGTGGAAGAAGGTGTTGAAGATTACATCCAAACAATTCAAGAAAAAGAAGGATGATCATCATCGGCGTCAGCGTCAGCCCATCTCTCGTGTCACCCTTTCTGATTATTTACAGTGTCAGGATTTCTAG